One window from the genome of Candidatus Synechococcus calcipolaris G9 encodes:
- a CDS encoding Mrp/NBP35 family ATP-binding protein, translating to MAEVLSIESVLKVLRPVEDPELRRSLVELNMIRNVAIADGNVSFTLVLTTPACPLREFIVEDCKKAIQTLPGVNHISVDVTAETPQQKSVPDRTDLKGVKNIIAVSSGKGGVGKSTVAVNIAVALAEAGAAVGMIDADIYGPNVPTMLGLEGAIVEVRKEAGGDILEPAENHGIKMVSMGFLIDRDQPVIWRGPMLNGIIRQFLYQTDWGNLDYLIVDLPPGTGDAQLTLAQAVPMAGVVIVTTPQSVSLLDARRGLRMFQQLGVSVLGLVENMSYFIPPDLPDRRYDIFGSGGGESLAEELGVPLLGSVPLEPAVREGGDSGLPILLNYPDSASAKALRAIAQQVAARVSVAALTPA from the coding sequence ATGGCAGAGGTTTTAAGTATTGAATCTGTTCTAAAGGTTTTGCGGCCGGTGGAGGATCCGGAACTGCGCCGCTCCCTCGTCGAACTCAATATGATCCGCAATGTGGCGATCGCCGATGGGAACGTGAGCTTTACCCTTGTTCTCACCACCCCTGCCTGCCCCCTGCGGGAATTTATTGTTGAAGACTGTAAAAAAGCAATCCAGACCCTCCCCGGCGTAAATCATATTTCCGTGGATGTCACCGCCGAAACACCCCAGCAAAAAAGCGTCCCCGATCGCACCGACCTAAAAGGTGTCAAAAATATTATTGCCGTTTCCAGTGGGAAAGGGGGCGTGGGCAAAAGTACGGTGGCGGTCAATATTGCCGTGGCCCTAGCGGAAGCGGGGGCAGCCGTGGGCATGATCGATGCCGATATTTATGGCCCCAATGTGCCGACGATGCTGGGTCTGGAGGGGGCGATCGTCGAAGTCCGCAAAGAAGCCGGGGGCGATATTCTAGAGCCAGCGGAAAACCACGGCATCAAAATGGTTTCCATGGGCTTTTTAATTGATCGAGATCAGCCGGTGATTTGGCGGGGGCCAATGTTGAATGGTATTATTCGCCAATTTCTCTACCAAACCGATTGGGGCAACCTAGACTATCTGATCGTGGATCTTCCCCCCGGAACGGGCGATGCCCAACTCACCCTTGCCCAAGCTGTGCCCATGGCGGGTGTGGTCATTGTCACCACCCCCCAATCCGTATCCCTCTTAGATGCGCGGCGGGGCCTGAGAATGTTTCAGCAGCTAGGGGTGTCCGTTCTCGGCCTGGTTGAGAACATGAGCTACTTTATTCCCCCCGATTTACCTGATCGCCGCTACGATATTTTCGGCTCTGGCGGCGGTGAATCCCTCGCTGAAGAACTGGGGGTTCCCCTCTTGGGGTCAGTTCCCTTAGAACCGGCCGTGCGCGAGGGGGGAGATTCCGGTTTACCCATTCTCTTGAACTATCCTGACTCTGCCTCCGCTAAAGCACTACGGGCGATCGCCCAACAGGTGGCAGCGCGTGTTTCCGTGGCAGCCCTGACTCCGGCCTAG
- a CDS encoding carbon-nitrogen hydrolase family protein — MKPYLAAVIQMTSLPDVDQNLAQAEEFIELAVQRGAELVGLPENFPFLGDDGVKVAQAAAIAEKSEKFLHRMAQRFQITLLGGGYPVPATDNKVYNTALLVGPNGEDLARYQKVHLFDVDLPDGNIYHESGTVLAGNQLPEVYLSKDFGGIGLSVCYDVRFPELYRGLAQAGAMVLFVPAAFTAFTGKDHWQVLLQARAIENTCYVLAPAQTGEHYARRQTHGHALIVDPWGTILADAGDRPGVAVAAIEPTRLEQVRQQMPCLQHRVFC; from the coding sequence ATGAAGCCCTACCTTGCTGCTGTTATTCAGATGACCAGTTTGCCGGATGTTGATCAAAATCTGGCCCAGGCAGAAGAGTTTATTGAACTAGCGGTCCAGCGAGGGGCTGAGTTAGTTGGCCTGCCGGAAAATTTTCCATTTTTAGGGGATGATGGCGTAAAGGTGGCTCAGGCGGCGGCGATCGCCGAGAAAAGTGAGAAATTTCTCCATCGCATGGCCCAGCGGTTTCAAATCACCCTATTGGGAGGCGGCTATCCGGTTCCTGCCACCGACAATAAGGTCTATAATACGGCTCTGCTGGTGGGCCCCAATGGTGAAGATCTAGCCCGCTACCAAAAGGTACATCTATTTGACGTAGACTTACCCGACGGCAATATCTACCACGAATCAGGTACGGTTCTTGCGGGCAACCAACTCCCTGAGGTCTATCTATCTAAGGACTTCGGCGGGATTGGCCTTTCCGTTTGTTACGATGTCCGCTTCCCTGAACTCTACCGGGGGTTAGCCCAGGCCGGAGCAATGGTACTATTTGTACCCGCCGCCTTCACCGCCTTCACGGGTAAGGATCATTGGCAGGTGTTATTACAGGCTCGGGCGATCGAGAATACCTGCTATGTTTTGGCCCCAGCCCAAACGGGAGAACATTATGCCCGGCGGCAAACCCATGGCCATGCCCTGATTGTGGATCCCTGGGGGACAATTCTGGCCGATGCCGGAGATCGCCCTGGTGTGGCCGTTGCCGCCATTGAACCCACTCGTTTAGAGCAAGTTCGCCAACAAATGCCCTGCCTACAGCACCGCGTTTTCTGCTAA
- a CDS encoding agmatine deiminase family protein, giving the protein MIYSSPILNSVERDVCLPAEWYPHRACWLAFPSHEELWGVSLGEAQREFIDLCRAIADVDPQTGHCRGEQLKILVLDNQGKSRASQALAGLNAEFYICSFGDIWLRDTAPLMVFNHQGDRETRWFQFNGWGGKYSLPGDGDLAQRVTNILGWPGKQLTLVLEGGAIEGDGQGTCLTTEQCLLNPNRNPHLSRGEIEAELKNGLGFKKILWLESGLLNDHTDGHIDTLVRFVGPGKVVCMAAQTEADPNAAVLKHIYQTLKNLRDAQGRSLEVVQIPSPGLVCDAQGNILPASYVNFYIGNTTVVVPTYGSDFDQPAVAAIAQLFPQRRTLGLSARTILEGGGAFHCISQQEP; this is encoded by the coding sequence TTGATTTACAGTTCGCCAATTCTTAACTCTGTGGAGAGGGATGTTTGTCTGCCCGCGGAATGGTATCCCCACCGCGCCTGTTGGTTAGCCTTTCCCAGTCACGAAGAACTATGGGGGGTAAGTTTAGGTGAGGCCCAGCGGGAGTTTATTGATCTGTGCCGGGCGATCGCCGATGTGGATCCCCAGACGGGCCATTGTCGGGGTGAGCAGTTAAAAATCTTAGTCCTAGATAATCAGGGTAAGTCCCGGGCCTCTCAGGCTTTGGCAGGCCTCAATGCCGAATTTTACATCTGTTCTTTTGGCGATATTTGGCTGCGGGATACGGCTCCCCTCATGGTCTTCAATCACCAGGGAGATCGGGAAACCCGCTGGTTTCAGTTCAATGGCTGGGGGGGAAAGTATTCGCTGCCTGGGGATGGGGATCTGGCGCAGCGGGTGACAAACATTCTGGGCTGGCCAGGGAAACAACTGACCCTTGTCTTAGAAGGCGGTGCGATCGAAGGGGATGGCCAGGGGACGTGCCTAACGACAGAGCAATGTTTACTCAATCCCAATCGCAACCCCCACCTGAGTCGTGGCGAGATTGAAGCAGAACTGAAAAACGGCTTGGGATTTAAGAAAATTCTTTGGCTTGAATCCGGCCTCCTCAATGATCACACCGATGGCCATATTGACACCCTGGTGCGCTTTGTCGGGCCAGGGAAGGTCGTCTGTATGGCCGCCCAAACCGAAGCAGACCCCAATGCCGCCGTTCTGAAACACATTTACCAAACCCTAAAAAACCTAAGGGATGCCCAGGGGCGATCGCTGGAGGTGGTTCAAATTCCCTCACCAGGCTTAGTCTGTGATGCCCAGGGAAACATTTTGCCCGCCAGCTACGTGAACTTTTATATTGGCAATACCACCGTCGTAGTTCCCACCTATGGCAGCGACTTTGATCAGCCGGCCGTTGCGGCGATCGCCCAGTTATTCCCCCAGCGACGTACCCTGGGATTGAGTGCCCGTACCATCCTGGAGGGGGGCGGTGCGTTCCATTGCATTAGTCAACAGGAGCCATGA
- the aguB gene encoding N-carbamoylputrescine amidase encodes MRNLTVAAIQTRLSDAADLNIQRMGDWIRQAHSQGAQVILPSELFMGHYFCKEERADFFARAHPVDNHPAIAHFQVLADELQVVLPISFFEKAGPTYYNSVAVIDADGAILGVYRKSHIPDGPGYEEKFYFRPGNTGFRAWKTRYGCIGVGICWDQWFPEAARAMALLGAEILMYPTAIGSEPQEPELDTKDPWQRVMIGHAVANSLPVVAANRTGTEGSQSFYGSSFIADPRGDKLAELGPDQEGVILATFNLDALESRRASFGFFRDRRPDLYQILLTAEGAGQQSPPSFLS; translated from the coding sequence ATGAGAAACTTAACGGTTGCGGCCATTCAAACTCGTCTGAGCGATGCAGCGGATCTGAATATCCAACGCATGGGGGATTGGATTCGCCAGGCCCATAGCCAAGGTGCCCAGGTGATTTTGCCCTCAGAGCTTTTTATGGGACATTATTTCTGTAAGGAAGAACGGGCGGATTTTTTTGCACGGGCCCATCCGGTAGATAACCATCCGGCGATCGCCCATTTTCAGGTCCTGGCCGATGAACTTCAGGTGGTTTTACCCATTTCCTTTTTTGAGAAAGCCGGCCCCACCTACTACAACAGTGTGGCGGTGATTGATGCTGACGGTGCGATCCTAGGAGTTTATCGTAAAAGTCATATTCCCGACGGCCCCGGCTATGAAGAGAAATTTTACTTTCGCCCTGGCAATACGGGCTTTCGCGCCTGGAAAACTCGCTATGGCTGCATAGGGGTGGGTATTTGTTGGGATCAATGGTTTCCTGAGGCGGCCCGGGCCATGGCTCTCTTGGGGGCAGAAATTTTGATGTATCCCACCGCCATTGGCAGTGAACCCCAGGAACCGGAACTCGACACCAAAGATCCCTGGCAACGGGTGATGATCGGCCATGCCGTCGCCAATAGTCTGCCCGTCGTTGCTGCCAATCGTACCGGAACGGAAGGCTCTCAGTCTTTCTATGGCAGTTCCTTCATTGCAGATCCCCGGGGAGATAAATTGGCCGAATTGGGCCCGGATCAGGAGGGAGTGATCCTCGCCACCTTTAACTTAGATGCCCTAGAATCCCGCCGTGCTAGTTTTGGCTTCTTTCGCGATCGCCGCCCAGATTTATACCAAATTCTCCTGACGGCTGAGGGCGCGGGCCAACAGTCCCCACCATCGTTTTTGTCATGA
- a CDS encoding S41 family peptidase: MILPPRDVAVASLHSSPKEIVDEVWQLVDRHYVDGSFNQVDWQVVRRQLLNRHYSSQEEAYRAIRHSLKLLNDPYTRFMTPQEFNALTTQTSGELSGIGIRLGLDQNTKQLTIVEPIDGSPAIQAGIQAGDRLLAIDDQPTSKMSLEEASNRIRGQAGTPIKLQLFRPNRGQFSLVVTRAVIEIPSVRYQVKEEGGQRIGYIYLSEFTSHATEQVRMAIRRLEAENVHGFVMDLRGNPGGLLQSGIDIARLWLDQGVIVRMVDRGGHSEQSTATQSALTDLPLVVLVDGQSASSSEILTGALQDHKRAIIVGNTTYGKAFVQSIHSLTDGSGLAVTVAHYYTPKGTDISQKGIVPDILVPLSKEQQQELQKNPQLWTTPGDLSYRQAILSLQETIANQGSQPSTLSNRGAANSDPKDQLALPFGGR; the protein is encoded by the coding sequence ATGATTCTGCCACCACGAGATGTGGCCGTTGCTTCCCTTCACAGTAGTCCTAAGGAGATTGTGGACGAGGTTTGGCAACTGGTGGATCGCCATTACGTCGATGGTTCCTTTAATCAGGTAGATTGGCAAGTCGTCCGCCGACAACTCCTTAATCGTCACTATAGCTCCCAGGAAGAGGCCTACCGGGCCATTCGCCACAGCCTCAAACTCTTGAATGATCCCTATACTCGGTTTATGACACCCCAGGAATTTAATGCCTTAACGACCCAAACCTCTGGGGAACTCTCGGGCATTGGCATTCGCCTAGGGTTAGATCAAAACACCAAGCAACTGACCATTGTGGAACCCATTGATGGCTCGCCGGCAATCCAGGCAGGTATTCAAGCGGGCGATCGCCTCCTAGCCATTGACGATCAACCCACGAGCAAAATGTCCCTAGAAGAGGCCTCCAACCGCATTCGGGGGCAGGCAGGTACTCCCATTAAACTGCAACTATTTCGACCCAATCGGGGCCAATTTAGTTTAGTGGTAACTCGGGCCGTGATTGAGATTCCCTCGGTGCGCTATCAAGTCAAAGAAGAGGGAGGGCAACGAATTGGCTATATTTACCTGAGTGAATTTACCTCCCATGCCACGGAGCAAGTTCGCATGGCGATTCGCCGCCTTGAAGCCGAAAATGTCCATGGATTTGTCATGGATCTCCGGGGAAATCCAGGGGGACTGTTGCAATCAGGGATTGATATTGCCCGACTATGGTTAGATCAGGGGGTCATTGTACGCATGGTCGATCGCGGTGGCCATAGTGAGCAGTCCACCGCCACCCAATCAGCCCTAACGGATTTACCCCTAGTGGTTTTAGTGGATGGTCAATCTGCCAGTAGTAGTGAAATTCTCACTGGCGCACTCCAGGATCATAAACGGGCCATTATTGTCGGCAACACCACCTACGGCAAGGCCTTTGTCCAATCCATCCATAGCCTTACCGATGGCTCTGGTTTAGCCGTCACCGTTGCCCACTACTACACACCCAAGGGAACGGACATTAGCCAAAAAGGGATTGTCCCAGATATTTTGGTTCCCCTCAGTAAGGAGCAACAGCAGGAACTACAGAAAAATCCCCAACTCTGGACAACTCCAGGGGATCTATCCTACCGTCAAGCCATCCTGAGCTTACAGGAAACGATCGCCAATCAAGGCTCCCAGCCTAGCACACTTTCTAACCGTGGTGCAGCCAATAGCGATCCCAAGGATCAATTGGCCCTACCCTTTGGTGGGCGGTGA
- a CDS encoding SRPBCC family protein, which yields MAESRRPRKKFRLPAQGWPLAGNYQVISSASVDLIWKKIVNLADVSWHPLIVRTDIPYGIMPKPGLIFQAVSRRIPWPIQIFVERVSPGELLSIRILLLPGVEERVTYRVESSVCGTRISCSVMLRGWLAPLIWSLIQDYAAAVAARLAIAAEKEPPGAKPPPDTCLGF from the coding sequence GTGGCTGAGTCCCGCCGCCCCCGCAAAAAATTTCGCCTTCCAGCCCAAGGGTGGCCATTAGCCGGGAACTATCAGGTGATTAGTTCAGCCTCCGTAGATTTAATCTGGAAAAAAATCGTGAATTTAGCGGATGTGTCCTGGCATCCTCTGATTGTGCGAACGGATATTCCCTACGGAATCATGCCGAAACCGGGGTTGATTTTCCAAGCGGTCAGTCGCCGCATTCCCTGGCCCATTCAAATCTTTGTTGAGCGGGTGTCCCCTGGGGAATTACTGAGCATTCGCATTTTACTGCTGCCTGGCGTAGAAGAACGAGTCACCTACCGGGTGGAGTCGAGTGTCTGTGGAACCCGCATTTCTTGCTCGGTGATGTTGCGGGGATGGTTAGCTCCCCTGATTTGGTCGTTGATTCAGGATTATGCCGCCGCAGTGGCCGCTCGATTGGCGATCGCCGCTGAAAAGGAACCACCTGGAGCAAAACCTCCTCCCGATACCTGTTTAGGATTTTAG